In the bacterium HR17 genome, ATCGTCCCGCAACTGCCCAACCTGCTCTATCGCGCGTCTGCGGCTAACCGTTGGGACGAGTTGCTCATTCCCCACGCCCCCTCGTGGCTGGTCATCACGGACAAAGCCGCCGCCAAAGGGTTTTACGAAGGCACGGGCGGGCGCATCATGTGGGACGCATGGCTGCAGCCTTTGGCGTTTTGGTTACCGTTCGCCTTCGCGTTGTTCTTTGCTGTCTTTTGCCTCGCGACTTTGCTGCGACGGCAATGGATGGAGCGGGAGCAATTTACCTTCCCGTTGGTGCAATTGCCTTACGAGTTGACCCGTGAACCCGCTGCGGGTAAACGGTTGCCCCCACTGCTTTACAGCATGCCCTTGTGGGTCGGCTTCTTTGCGTCGGCGCTCCTGCACACCCTTTGCGGCTTGAACACTTATTTTCCGAGCGTCCCTGCCATTCGCCGCTTCCGCAGTTTGGGCGAATACATCGCCGGCTTCCCGTTTGATGCCATTGCGGGCACCGGCTTGCACATCTACCCTGCCGCCATCGGGTTGACCTACTTGCTGACGACCGAAGTGTCGTTCAGCCTCTGGTTTTTCTATGCGCTGGAGCGCTTGCAACAACTCGTGTTCGCCTACTACGGCTGGTCGGGGTTAGGCTATTCGGCGACAGATTTCGTGCAGTATCAGCAAGTCGGTGCGGTGCTCGGTTTGCTGCTCATTATCGGTTACGCTGCCCGCCACCACTGGAAGCAAGTGCTCGCCAGAGCCCTGCCGTTCGTTAAAGCGCCCAACGGCGCGCCTGTTGACGACACCAACGAACCGCTGCCATACGCCGTCGCCTTTTGGGGCTTCATCGTCACGACCCTTGGGCTGTTTGCTGTTTTGGTGGCGCTGGGCATGAACGCGCTGTTAGCGGCGACGTTCCTCGTGATGGCGTTCGGCTTCTACCTCGCTGTCAGTTGGATTGCGACCAACGGCGGGATGGTCATGGTGCAGATGCGGATTTTGCCCTTTGACCCTGTCGTCGCCCTGTTCGGGACGAAACGCTTTGACGCCCGCAGCATCCTGACGATGTGCCTGTTGCAGGAAGCCTTCACTTACGACCAACGAGAAGTTTTGATGCCGTCGCTGCTCAACGCGATGAAGATGGCGCAACTGGCGGGTGTGCGGCAGCGCCTGCTGATGGCGTGGGGCGGGGTTGCCGTCGCGCTTGCGGCGTTCGTGTCGCTTTACGCGTGGCTCAAGTTGGGCTACACCAAAGGCGCGGTCACGCTGACGAAGACAGCGACTTTCTCTTGGCACGCCAATTACCCCTACATGCTGGCGGCGCAATACATTGACCCGTCTGTGCCACCCAACATGTTTCGGGTGACAGGCATGGTCGTGGGTTTAACGGGTTTCGTCGGGCTTTACCTTTTGCGGTTGCACTTTTCCTCGCCGCTGCATCCCGTCGGTTGGATTGTCTGTCGCGGTTGGGCGATGGAGCAGTTTTGGCTGATGATTTTGCTGGGGTGGCTGGCAAAAGCCGTCATCGTGCGCTATGGCGGTCTGAGCGGTTATCGGGCATTGCGCCCGTTCTTTTTGGGCATCGTGTTGGGCGACTTGACGATGGCGGGTATCTTCACCGTTGTCGGGTTCATCACGCAGAAGGGATACCCCGTCATGCCGTTATGAAACGCCACTGCTGCCCGATCCCGATTGTCACACAGACCGGACGCTCCTCAACCGGCAAGGAGGGATGAGACGGTGAGTGACGCTCAACGGACGGTGCGGTTGGCGATCATCGGGTGCGGGGGCATCGCCCGAGCCCACTTGCGCGGTTACGAACGCATTCAGCAGGTTGAACCTGGCAAGGTGGAAATCGTGGCGGTGTGCGACCCTGTGGTCACCAACGCGGAAAGTTTCGCCGAGGCGATTGAAGGCTTTCAGGGCAAACGCCCGCGCGTTTACACCGACCACGAGGCGCTGCTGAAAGGCGAAGCGGGCAATGTGGACGCCGCCGACATCATCACGCCCCACCACCTGCACCATGTCATCGCTGTCGCCTGCTTGGAAGCAGGCTTGCATGTCATGGTGGAAAAGCCGGTCGGCGTCACGATCAAGGCGACGCAAGCCATCGTGGAGGCTGCCAAGCGAAGGGGCAAGTTCGCCGCGACTGCCGAGCAAATTCGGCGGGGCGTGGCGCAACGGACGGCGTTCTGGCTGTTCAACGAAAGCAAACTTATCGGTGAGCCGACCTTCTTTTACGCCATCCAAGTCAGCCACAACCCGCCGCCCCCGGCAGGACGCGAACCTGCATGGCATTGGCGCGTTGACCGCATGTTGTCTGGCGGCGGGCTGGTGCTAGACAGCGGTGCACACTTTTGCGACACGGTGCGCTACTTTTTCGGCGAAGTGAAGCAGGTGCACGCTGTCACCAAGCAACTCGTCCCGCGCTTCTTCCGCAAAGGCGACGAGTTAGTCCCGGACGAGCGCGAAGACACTTGGATGGCGATTTTGGAGTTTGAACGGGGTGTGATGGGCTTTTGGAGTTACAGCACGGCAGCGCCGATGCATCGCTTCACCCATGTCGTTTACTACGCCACCGAAGGAGCGGTGGTGGATGTCGGCGATGCCTTTCACGGTCCCGTCGGCGGGGCGTTGGTGCAACATGTCAACGGACGCGTCCGACGGTTGAGCGATTTGGCGCAAGATTTCCGCACCGCCATCGGCGAAGAGGCGTGGCAGCGTCTGTTCCCGCACGGCATCACCGACCAATTCACGCTGGAGTGTTACGACTTCGTAGACGCCGTGCAAAACAATCGTCCGCCCGAAGTGACAGCGGAAGATGGGCTCAAAGCCAAAGCCATTGCCATCGCCATCTACGAAGCGGCGACGACCAAACGCACCGTGCGCGTCGCCGATGTGCTCAGCGGAGCGGTGGACGCTTACCAACGCCCCATTAACGAACGGTGGGGATTGTGAGGGGCAAGGAGTCGTCGCACGCCCTATAAGAGTTGGCGCAAACGGTCGCCGGAAGGCGGTGGTGTCCAACCCTGCAACAGGTGGTGGACATACTTGGCGAGGATGTCTACTTCCAAGTTGACGACATCGCCGACTTTACGCAACCCTAAAGTCGTGTGTTCCAGCGTGAAGGGGATGAGCGAAACGGTGAACCAATCCGCACCGCACTCCACGACGGTCAAACTGACACCATCTACAGCGATGGAGCCTTTGGGCACGATGAAGGGCATTAACTCTTGGGGCGTGCGGATGCGCATGATTTTGGAACGCAGGCGGGGCGTGATGCCGGCGATGACGCCCGTCCCGTCTACATGCCCTTGCACGAAATGCCCGCCCAACCGCCCCGTTGCGGGCAGCGCCCGCTCCAAGTTCACTTTGTCGCCGACCTTCAAAAAGCCCAAGTTGGTACGCGCCATCGTCTCTTCAACGGCTTCCACCCAAAACAGCGGCGATTGCACGGCGATGACCGTCAAGCACACGCCGTTGACGCAAACGCTGTCGCCGTCCTTCAACTCGCGGGCGAACTTCGTCCGAACGCCCAACAGGGCAGCCATGCCCTTGCGCTCCACTTTGGCGACTTCACCGACTTCTTCCACGATGCCCGTGAACATACGCCATCACCGCTTCCAAATTTGCCGCAGGTCGCTTCACCTGTCGCTCAGGGTTTGAGCGCGCCAACCTTTTGCGGGACGCGCCAACGCATAAAGGGGGTTGAACGATGGCGGACATCGGTTGGGATTACGGGATGCCGTTGGACGAATTGTGTGCGCGCTACCGGCGACTCTACAGCGGACCGATTTACGATGTGCTGGAGCGACGGGGCTTGCCCAACCAAGTGTTGCATCCGTCCATCAAACCCATCCGTCCCGACATGGTGGTGGCGGGGGCAGCCGTGACGGTCAAAGCCGTCATGCGCCCGCGTCGCGAAGGCGAACATCCGCCCAACCCCATTGACGGCGTGTTTCCCGGCAGCGTCATCGTTTACAGTTCCGAGGAGCAAGCCAGCGCCCATTTTGGCGAATTGACGGCACACGCGTGTGCGGCAAAGGGCTGTGTCGGCGTCGTCGTGGACGGCGGGCTACGCGATTCTACCAAGCAGCTGCAAATCAGCGCGTGGCGACCGTGGGCAGCCTTTTGCCGCTACACCAGCCCCATTGAACTGGCAGCCCGCCAACGCATCTTGGAAATCAACCAGCCCATCTTCATGAGCGGGTCACTGACCAGCGTCGTGGAAGTGCGCCCTTACGACTTCGTCTTCGGCGACTTGGACGGCGTGATCATCGTCCCGCGCGAGATCGCCGTTGAAGTGTTGCTGGAAGCCGAAGACATCGTGCAGCGGGAAAGCCAAGCCCGTGAAGAGTTAAAGCGGGGCGCCTCCTTCCACGACATCGGGCAAAAATATCGGGTCGGGTAAGCGCGACACGCAGGTGTGGCGCTAAAGGTGGTGACCGCCCATGCACCCTCAAGCGTGGGTGCGGTGGGGATGTTGGTATGGCGACAAAGATGTGGCGCTCCCGTTGCTGCCCCGATGGCAGGTGAAGATGTGTTTACCACAGGGGGGCAAGGAGATCGGCGATGCGGGATTGCGGCGTGCCTTTGACCATCCCATCGGCACGCCTCGCTTACAGGAACTGGCGAAGGGCAAACGCGATGCTGTCATCGTCGTGGACGATTTGACCCGCCCCACGCCCGCTGCTCGCCTGTTGCCCTTTGTTATTCGCGAACTCGTTGACGGCGGCATCCCGACGGAACGCATCCGCATCCTCATCGGCATCGCCGCCCATCATCCGCTCAACCGCGACCAGATGGAGCGCAAGTTGGGCAAAGACATCGTCGCCCGTTTCTGGGTGCAAAACCACTGCCCGTTTGAAAACTTGGACTACCTCGGCACGACCCGCAACGGCACGCCCGTCTACCTGAACCGCGAGTTTTTGCGCGCCGCCTTGAAAATCTGCGTCGGGAGTATCCTGCCACACGGACATGCGGGATTTGGCGGTGGCGCTAAGTTGGTGTTGCCCGGCGTTGCAGGCATTGAGAGCATCTACCACAACCACCGTCCCGACAACGGGTTCCGCAAGGGCATCGCCCTGACGGAAGGCAACATCGCCCGCAGCGACATGGAAGAAGTGGCGGCGATGGCAGGATTGGACGCTATCGTCAATGTCGTGCTCAACCCGCAACGCGAGATCGTCGGCTGTTTTGTCGGTCACTTTGTTGAAGCCCATCGGGTCGGGTGCCAGTCAGCGCAGCGCGTCTACGCGACGCCCGTTCCCGACGACGCAGATGTCGCCGTTTTGTCGGCGTATCCGAAAGACAGCGAGTTTTACCAGTGGGTCAATGCCTTCGCGCCCTTTGCCAGCGCCCATCGCCCAGTTGTCCACAAGGACGGCACAATCGTCATCGTTTCGGCAGGCAGCGAGGGAATCGGCACGCACTACCTTGCAGGACCCCACATGCGGTTGGGGGCACAAAATCGTTCCACGCAACAGCGAACGAACGCGGCACCGCAGCGCCTTTTCTTTTCGCCTCGCGTCAGCCCCCACGATTTGGAGCAATGGGGTTGGGACGGGACGGCGCTGTGCCATCGTTGGCGGGAGGTCGTGCAACGGTTGCGCCAGCGTTACGGCAACGATTGTCGCATCGCCGTGTTCCCCTGCGCGGCGATGCAGTTGGCATCGTTGTGAACGCTATCGCGTTTTGCGCCACACCTCAGCGATGGCGCGGCGCAACTCCTGCAGCCGCACAGGTTTGCCAAGGGCGCCGTCCGCTGTCGGTGGAGCCTGCTCCCGCCCCCACCCTGTCAGGACGATGACGGGCAAATGGGGCAACACCCTTTTCACCCGCGCGATGACTTCCTCGCCGCTCATTTCCGGCATGCCCAAGTCAGTGATAAGCATGTCAAAGGCGTCGCCCCGCGAGAGCGCTTCCTCCAGCCGTGCTAGCCCTTCCCGCCCGCTGCCGGCGGTCACGGCACGGTGCCCCAGATGCTGCAGCATCGTCTGCAAGATGACGCGAACGCGGGCATCGTCGTCAATAACCAACACCCGCAGGGACGGCACCGTCGGTTCGACCGGCGGGGTCGCCGCAGGCATCGGCACCCGCAAAGGGAGCCACAGCCGCACCAGCGTGCCTTGCCCTAGACGGCTCTCAATATCCAAACGCCCCTCGTGGCGCTGGACGATGCCGTAAACGATCGCTAACCCCAGTCCTGTGCCGCGCTCACCCTTCGTCGTGAAAAAAGGTTCTAGGCAGCGGCTCTTAATGTCGTCGTCCATGCCAACGCCCGTGTCTTGCACTTCCACGACGACGCCATCGTGGCGATAAGTGCGGATGGTGATCTCGCCCGACCGCGCCCCTTTGGCGACGATGGCATCCACTGCGTTGAACAGCACATTGGTCAGGGCTTCCCGCAGCTCCGCTGCTACGCCTGCGATCGGCGGCAAGTCGGGGTCTAAGGCTGTAATAAGCCGTATGGTCACCCCCTCTCGCTGGGGCATGTCATACCAGCGAGGGCGGGTCATCTCCACGACCTGTTGGACGACTTCGTTCAAATTGACCGGCTCCAACGCTTCCTGCTGATGGTGGGGACGGTAGAAGGCTTGCAATTGGCGCACCATTGTGACGATGTCGTCCACCGCTCGGCGGGTGTGGACGGCAGCCTCCCGCAGCGCGGGATGGTCTACGGTCTCCAGCAGTTCCGCAAATGCCAAGATGGGTACAAGGGCGTTATTGACTTCGTGTGCCATACCGCTCGCCATCTGCCCCAGCACCCGCAGCCGCTCCTGCTGCAGCAGCGCCGCTTGGGTGCGTTGCAACTCTTCGTAAGCGCTTTGCAACCGAGTAAACAGGTGGGCGTTGTGCAGGATGACAGCGAGGTGGTCGCTGACCGCCCGCAGAAAGGACAGCGCACCCGCATCAAGATATTCGGTCTCGGGGCAAAACACCGCCAGCACCCCCAGCGGTTCTTCACCGAAGGTGATGGCAAAAATCGCCCCGGCAGCCCAGCCCGCAAAGCGGGCTGCGTCGCCCAACGGACATGGGCATTGGTCCTCCGCCGTCCAAACCAACACGCCGTCTTCAAGGGACGGCAGCGCTTCGGGCGTCAGGGTGTCGCCCAGCGACACGCCGAGATGGCGCAAAACTTGTATCCCTCGGTCATTCGCTGCCGCGACCTGCCACTGCTGCCCCGCAACATCCCGCACGACTGCCACCAACCCGCTCTCAGGCAACTGTCCGCTCAGTTCCTGCACAGCGATGCGAACGATACTGACAGGGTCCAGCCGCTGATTGGCGACATGCACCAAGCGATTGAGCGTTGCCAATTGCGCTGACCGCTTTTGTTGCTCTTCCCAGAGCCGAGCATTCTGGATGGCGATACCGGCGTAGCCGGCGAACAACCGCAACGCCTCCAATTGCTCCGGCGCCATCGGGCGCTGCGTCAGCAAGTTGTCGGCACACAGCACGCCAATGGGTTTACCCCAACCCCACAGCGCAACGGTAACATGCTCGTTGACGCCGAACATGGCATGGTCAGGCGGCAGGTTCAACTGCTGCGAGTAATTGGGCGTGTAGACGAAGCCGTCAGGCTCTTCTAAAACGCGGCGCAGGGTGTGAGTGCCCTCGCGTGGAATCGTCTCACTCCACTCGTCTGTCAGTTCGCCAGTGCGCGATGTGCCGTAAGTGCCACGAAAGATGTCGCGTTCTTCGTCGTAAAGCCATACGGCTGCGCGGTCAAACCCCAGCCCGTTGACGACCGCGTTACGAATCTGCAGCAGGCAAGCGCGCAAATCCGTGACACGGCTGATTTCCTTGCCCAACTCCAACACGCGTTGAGCGTAATCGTAGTAGCGCTGTCGCTCCTGCCACAATCGCGCGTTTTGGATGGCGATGCCGGCGTAGCCGGCGAACAACCGCAACGCCTCCAACTGCTCCGGCGCCATCGGGCGCTGCGTCAGCAGGTTGTCCACACACAAGACTCCGACGGGCGTGTCGCCTGTCCACATCGCGACGGCAGCATGTTCGGTGACGCCTTCCATCTCCGGGTCTGCCACACCGCGAAAAGTGGCGTGGTAGTTGGTTATGTAAAGAAAGCCGTCAGGATGTGCCACTAACTGCCGCAACGCCCCTTCTGCTTCACCTTCCATGAGCCGAAAACTTTCCACCCATGAGCCGGTGCGGCTAACACCGAGGACGCCGACGAAGCGGTCGTTGCTAGGGTCATACAAGAAAATGCCCACGCGGTCGAAATCCAAACCGTGCCGCACGCTCTCACCGATTTTGTGCAAGCATTGGGTAAGGTCAGTAGTGCGGCTGATTTCTTTGCCCAATTGTAGGACTTTCTCCAACCATCGCTGGCGCAGGGTCAGTGCATCGTGGCGTTGGCGTAACACCATTTCCATTTGCCGTCGGTCAGTGATATCAAAGTGGGCAACCACTGCGCCACCAGATGGAAGAGGTAGCGGCGCCGCAAACATCAGAAACCACAGTTCGCCTTGCGGTGTGCGGCAGGGATACTCCATCTGCCATTGGCGCAATCGGCCGCTTAAGACGCTTTGCAACCCCTCAAGTGCCTGGGCTGCCAACTCATCGCCTGCTGCTGCCGCGCGTTGGCACACCGCCAAATAATTAGCGCCGACCCCGACGCGGGACAAGTCTTGGAGTCCTTGCTCGCGGGCAAATTGCAGCCACGCATCGTTGACTGCTACAATCGTGCCGTTGGCGTCTAACACAACGAGGCGGACGGGCAACGCCGACAGCAAGGCGGATATCAGCCCCGCTTGTCCGCACCATCCTTCAGCGACGATACCCTCACAGCCACCGTCCCGTGTCTGCCAGAGGGTCAGAGACGCCCAGCAGCAAGTTCCGTCCGCACGGCGCAACGGCGTGAATGAGGGACCCACGGAGCCTTGCGTGTCCAGTTGCCTTTGCAACTCTTCCCCCATCGCAGCGTCGGCGATCCAAAGGTCCCAGCGGTTTCCGTAAAGGAGTGTCGGGGATGCGTAACCCAACAAGTGGGCGAGCGCGGGATTCGCTGCGGTGATGCGTCCATCAGCATCCGCTGTGAAGAACCCGACGGGCGCCCGGTCAGCGAACCGCTGCAGTCGTCCCCGCCAAGGTGGTCGCCGTTTGCCCATTTGCGCCCTCCTTCCTGGCGGCAGCACTCACCATCCTGTTATCGGCGTCGTAGCGACATAATGTTAACGGTGCCTTGACCCCGACTGGCTCGGAGGTGGCGACGGTGCAAATTACCGATGTGCGAGCGTGTGTCGTGCGGGGCAACTTCCCCTGGGTGCTGGTCAAAGTCTTGACAGACGAAGGTCTTACGGGCGTTGGTGAAGCCTATTGGGGCATCGGCGTGCGAGACATCATCGTCCGCCTCAAACCGTATTTGGTCGGACACGACCCGACGCAGGTGGACGGGCTCATGCACCGCTTGCTGCGCTTGCTATCGGGCAGCGGTTCGCAAGCGGGCACCGTCGTCACCGCCCTCAGCGGGATTGAAATTGCCCTCTGGGACATCGCCGGCAAAGCGTTGGGCGTGCCCGTGTGGAAACTGCTAGGCAGCAAGTTCCATGACCGCATCCGCATCTATTGCGATTGCCATGCGGGCATGACACCCGACGGCAAACCCGACTACACACCTGAAGGTTACGCCGAACGCGCAAAGCAAGCCGTCGCCAAAGGGTTCACCGCCATCAAGTTTGACTTGGATGTCCCGACGCCTTACCGAACGCCCACTGATGACGGGGCGCCGTCGCGCTATCGCCCGGCGTCCCTTTACCTCAACCGCACGCTATCCAACGCGGAAATCGGTTACCTCGCCCATTTGGTGGCTGCGGTGCGGGAAGCAGTGGGCGACGAAGTGGAAGTGGCGCTGGATTGCCATTGGCGGTTCAACACCCGCGACGCCATCCGCTTGGCAGAAGCCGTCGCACCCTATAAACCGATGTGGTTGGAGGACCCGACGCCACCCGAAAATGTAGACGCATTGGCGGAAGTCAAACGCGCCTCGCCCGTCCCGATTTGCACGGGCGAAAACCACTACACGGCGCACCAGTTTCGCGAATTGATTGTCAAGCAGGCATGCGATATCGTGGCGCCTGACATCCCTAAAGTTGGCGGGTTGCGCGAGACGCAGAAAATTGCGACCCTCGCTGACCTTTACTACTTGGCGCTGGCGCCCCACAATGTCGCCAGCCCCATCGCCACGATTGCGGCATGCCATGTGTGTGCGACTGTCCCGCACTTTTTGGCACTGGAGTTTCACGCCGTTGATGTCCCATGGTGGGACGATTTGGTTGTCGGCGAAAAGCCGCTCATCCGCGATGGCTTCACCACTGTGCCCGACGCGCCCGGTTTAGGCGTGGAACTGAACGACGAGGTCGTGCGCCAACACCTTGCGGAGGGCGAAGAGTTTTTGGCGGCATGACGACCGCCGGCGTTGCGATCAGCGGTGTCGGCAAAATTCGTGGGGCGCAAAATTCCCCGCCTCTGCTCAAATGCTTGGTGAAAGAAGGTGATGCCCGATGGTGACGCAAAGCAGACCGTGGCTGGCGAAGTATCCCCCCGATATCCCGCCATCCCTCACCTACCCGACCCGACCGTTAGACAGCCTGCTGCGCGACACAGCCGCCAAGTTCCCCGACGCGACTGCGACGATTTTCTTCGGCGCCAGACTGACTTACCGCGAGTTGAACGACGCCGCCGACGCTTTTGCGGGCGCGTTGGCGAGGTTGGGCGTTCAAAAAGACGACCGCGTGGCATTGCTAATGCCCAACATGCCCCCGTTCGTCATCGCCTACTACGGCACCGTGCGTCTTGGCGCCATCGTCGTTCAACTCAACCCGTTGCTGACGACCCACGAGTTGCGGGCGGAATTGCAAGACAGCGGCGCAACAGTCTTGGTCGCCGCTGAACCCGTGCTGGACAAAGCCGCCGAAGCGGTCAAGGACACAGCGGTGCGCCATTTGCTTGTCACATCGTTGGCAGCGTATGTGCCGTTGCTGATGCGCCCCTTTGTCAAACTGAAAACGCGCCCACAAGGCGAAGTCCGCATCCCAACGGGCGTGCAACCCCATGACTTGGAAGCCCTGTTGCGCACCGGGTCGCGCCCGCCCCGCGTGGACTTTGACCCCAAAGAACAAGTCGCCGTCTTCCAATACACGGGCGGGACGACGGGGCTGCCGAAAGCGGCGATGCTGACGCACTTCAATCTGCTCGCTAATGCCCACCAGATTGCGGCGTGGGTTGCGCGGTTGAAAGACGGCGAAGAGGTGTTTTTGTGCATCTTGCCGTTCTTCCATTCCTACGGCATGACCGTCGGGATGAACTTGGCGATTTTGAAGGCAGGCGTGATGGTCTTGCTACCTCGCTTTGACCCGACGGAGGCGGCGAAAGCCATCGCCCAACATAAAGTCACGCTGTTTCCTGGCGTGCCCAGTCTATATGCTGCTGTCGCCCACTCCGCCGAACGCCAGCACATTGACATCTCGTCGGTCAAGGTCTGCGTGTCGGGCGGTGCCCCCCTGCCGTTAGAAGTCCACGAGCGGTTCGTCAAAGCGACGGGGGCAAAACTCGTAGAAGGTTACGGCTTGTCGGAAGCGTCGCCCGTAACCCACTGCAACCCGATTTGGGACGGGGAAAACCGCATCGGCACTATCGGGCTGCCGTTGCCCGACACCGACTGCAAAATCGTGGATGTGGAAACGGGCGAACGAACCTTACCCCCGAATGAAGCAGGCGAGTTGGTCATCAAAGGTCCGCAAGTCATGAAGGGCTACTGGAACCGCCCCGACGAAACAGCGCAAACGCTGCGAGACGGCTGGCTCTACACCGGCGACATCGCTACGATGGACCCTGAGGGATACTTCCGCATCGTAGACCGCAAAAAGGATTTGGTCATCGTCGGTGGGTTCAATGTCTACCCACGCGAAGTAGAAGAAGTCCTCTATCAGCACCCGAAAGTGCTGGAAGCCGCTGTCGTCGGCGTCACGCATCCTGTGCGGGGCGAAACGGTCAAAGCCTTCGTCGTCCTCAAGGAAGGCGTAACGGCGACGGAAGCGGAACTTATCGCCTTCTGCCGCGACCACCTCGCCAGTTACAAAGTGCCCCGCGAAATAGAGTTTGTCAAAGAGTTGCCCAAATCCGCCGTCGGCAAAGTGCTCCGCCGCGAACTCCGTCGCAAGGGTGAAAAACCGTCCGCCTGAAAAGTAGCCCGTCAAAGGGGCGATGTCACCGATGCCTGCCATCCGCCTCGTCCTGCTGGATGCAGGCGGAACGCTGACGGTCGGCGTTCCGCCCCGCGAAGAGCGGTTGCGGCGTGCCTGTGAACACTTCGGGTTGGCGCCCGTTCCCGATTTCGCTACGGCGCGGGAAGGCTTACGGGCTGTTGAGCGCTTCTTCATCGCCGCCGCGCAGGAAGGGCAGATGCTGGACCGCGAAACGGTGCGGGAAGCGGTGCAGACGATGCTGCGGGCAATGGGCGTCTTCGGAAAACTGGACGACCCTGCGCTGCTGTGGGATTTCGTGGAGACGCAATACGAGACCGAAACTTTGATGGATGGTGCCGTAGAAACGCTCACCGTTTTGCGCCGTCAGGGCTACCGCCTCGCCATCGCGTCCAATGCCCCGCCGACTTACACACAACGGCTGAACGCGTTGGGGCTCACCGACCTTGTGGACGCTATTTTCCTGTCCGATGTCGTCGGTTACGCCAAACCTGACCCACGATTTTTCCGGTTCATCTTGGAGCAGATGGAAGTTGTCCCTGATGAAACCGTGCATGTCGGCAACTCCTTTTGGCACGATGTCATCGGGGCGCAACGGGCGGGCATCGTGCCCGTGTTCTTTGACTGGCGTGAAGTGTTGCCTGATTGTCCCTGTCCCCGCATCACCGCCCTCGCGCAACTGCCTTCGCTCCTCGTTACCTTAGCGCCTTGATGAGCGGCGCAAACGCTCTAGCGCTTGCGCATCGTTACCTCTCGGGGCACGGTGAAGCCCACTGCCCGCAGCGCAACAGCGTCAACAGCGCACAAATCGTGGATTCAGCGCCGCAATTTTCATTGGCGCCGTGCGGCTCCAAGCCATCGTGGCATGCCCCCGTCGCGGGGTCGTAGAGGGTTGCCCCGACAAGGTTGCGTCCAAAGAACCACTCCACGCTGGCGTTAGCCATCATCTGAAACGCTTCATCGCCCGTGATGCGCCACGCCGTCCCGTTTGCCCAACTTAACCACATGGCGTCAACGGGTTGCTGCGCGAATTCTGCCTTCACCCCGCCCTTGCGATACCACCCTCGGTTGCCGACCAAACTCACGCAATTGCGCTCGTCGTCCCAACAGACCGCGTTCAAAAACTGGAGCGCCTCCAACCCGATGACGAAGTAACGCCGTCTACCTGTCAGCAAATACGCCCGCAACAACCCGTCGCACAAGACACCGTTGGAGTAAGTCATCGTATCTTCAAACCAGCGCCAATTGCGGTCAGCGTGCGCGTTGTAATGCACACACAAATCGTCCGCCAATTGCCGCACCAAACCTGACAGGGACGGACACCTTACGCCCAACCCTTTTGCCGCTTCAAAAATGCCGACGAGCGCGTAAGCCTTGGGGCGCAAATGGCGCAACCGCGCTGCGTTGGGCAGGCTCCGCTCCCACATCGCCAAAGCCGCCTTCTTCAT is a window encoding:
- the rspA gene encoding D-galactonate dehydratase family member RspA — protein: MQITDVRACVVRGNFPWVLVKVLTDEGLTGVGEAYWGIGVRDIIVRLKPYLVGHDPTQVDGLMHRLLRLLSGSGSQAGTVVTALSGIEIALWDIAGKALGVPVWKLLGSKFHDRIRIYCDCHAGMTPDGKPDYTPEGYAERAKQAVAKGFTAIKFDLDVPTPYRTPTDDGAPSRYRPASLYLNRTLSNAEIGYLAHLVAAVREAVGDEVEVALDCHWRFNTRDAIRLAEAVAPYKPMWLEDPTPPENVDALAEVKRASPVPICTGENHYTAHQFRELIVKQACDIVAPDIPKVGGLRETQKIATLADLYYLALAPHNVASPIATIAACHVCATVPHFLALEFHAVDVPWWDDLVVGEKPLIRDGFTTVPDAPGLGVELNDEVVRQHLAEGEEFLAA
- the fadD gene encoding Long-chain-fatty-acid--CoA ligase, with protein sequence MVTQSRPWLAKYPPDIPPSLTYPTRPLDSLLRDTAAKFPDATATIFFGARLTYRELNDAADAFAGALARLGVQKDDRVALLMPNMPPFVIAYYGTVRLGAIVVQLNPLLTTHELRAELQDSGATVLVAAEPVLDKAAEAVKDTAVRHLLVTSLAAYVPLLMRPFVKLKTRPQGEVRIPTGVQPHDLEALLRTGSRPPRVDFDPKEQVAVFQYTGGTTGLPKAAMLTHFNLLANAHQIAAWVARLKDGEEVFLCILPFFHSYGMTVGMNLAILKAGVMVLLPRFDPTEAAKAIAQHKVTLFPGVPSLYAAVAHSAERQHIDISSVKVCVSGGAPLPLEVHERFVKATGAKLVEGYGLSEASPVTHCNPIWDGENRIGTIGLPLPDTDCKIVDVETGERTLPPNEAGELVIKGPQVMKGYWNRPDETAQTLRDGWLYTGDIATMDPEGYFRIVDRKKDLVIVGGFNVYPREVEEVLYQHPKVLEAAVVGVTHPVRGETVKAFVVLKEGVTATEAELIAFCRDHLASYKVPREIEFVKELPKSAVGKVLRRELRRKGEKPSA
- the yfnB gene encoding Putative HAD-hydrolase YfnB; amino-acid sequence: MPAIRLVLLDAGGTLTVGVPPREERLRRACEHFGLAPVPDFATAREGLRAVERFFIAAAQEGQMLDRETVREAVQTMLRAMGVFGKLDDPALLWDFVETQYETETLMDGAVETLTVLRRQGYRLAIASNAPPTYTQRLNALGLTDLVDAIFLSDVVGYAKPDPRFFRFILEQMEVVPDETVHVGNSFWHDVIGAQRAGIVPVFFDWREVLPDCPCPRITALAQLPSLLVTLAP